One Polycladomyces zharkentensis genomic region harbors:
- a CDS encoding stage V sporulation protein AA, whose amino-acid sequence MVYVRLRKKVTARPGQILRLRDVAQVIVDEPHAAVEEIPVYEPGLKDGNLAVLDLIEVVRRIRSAFPGLDVRSIGPAQVIIELQSDRIRPRRWWVAGVWLLLFVGSALAIMNFHTDVSMREVHQRIYYLMTGQRVQEPLVLQIPYSFGIGIGMIVFFNHLFKRRLNDEPSPLELEMYLYQENLDQYVIEHEKQKERSRL is encoded by the coding sequence ATGGTCTATGTCCGTCTCCGCAAAAAAGTGACCGCTCGTCCGGGGCAGATTCTGCGGTTGCGTGATGTGGCACAAGTCATTGTGGATGAACCGCATGCCGCAGTTGAGGAGATCCCGGTATATGAACCAGGCTTGAAAGACGGAAACCTGGCGGTGCTGGACCTGATCGAAGTGGTTCGTCGAATCCGATCGGCGTTTCCAGGTCTTGATGTGCGCAGTATCGGTCCGGCGCAAGTCATCATCGAATTGCAATCGGATCGTATCAGACCGCGACGGTGGTGGGTGGCGGGTGTATGGTTGCTGTTGTTTGTGGGTTCGGCTTTGGCCATCATGAATTTTCACACCGATGTCAGCATGAGGGAAGTTCATCAACGCATCTACTACCTGATGACGGGACAACGTGTACAGGAACCGCTGGTGTTGCAAATTCCGTATTCATTCGGCATCGGGATCGGGATGATCGTCTTTTTTAACCATCTGTTCAAACGGCGGTTAAATGACGAACCCAGTCCGTTGGAGTTGGAAATGTATTTGTACCAGGAAAATCTGGATCAATATGTCATCGAACACGAAAAACAAAAAGAGCGGAGCCGATTATGA
- the spoIIAB gene encoding anti-sigma F factor, translating into MNRIHNNFMELRFASRSENESFARVAVASFISQLDPTMEELTDIKTVVSEAVTNAIIHGYEGREDGIITIRTEIEGSKVSIVIEDRGVGITDIHQARQPLYTSKPELERSGMGFTIMENFMDEVEILSRPGYGTTVRLVKQLKTHHQTMSN; encoded by the coding sequence ATGAACCGCATACATAACAACTTCATGGAATTGCGGTTTGCCAGCCGGTCGGAAAATGAATCTTTTGCACGGGTGGCAGTCGCTTCCTTTATCTCACAACTGGACCCGACGATGGAGGAGTTGACGGATATCAAAACCGTGGTGTCCGAGGCGGTTACCAATGCCATCATCCACGGATATGAGGGACGGGAGGACGGTATCATCACCATCCGGACCGAAATCGAAGGTTCCAAGGTCAGCATTGTGATCGAGGATCGAGGGGTGGGGATCACGGACATCCATCAGGCACGCCAGCCGCTTTATACATCCAAACCGGAGCTGGAGCGGTCCGGCATGGGATTTACCATCATGGAAAATTTCATGGACGAAGTGGAAATCCTCTCACGCCCCGGCTACGGCACGACGGTACGGTTGGTCAAGCAGCTCAAAACCCATCATCAAACGATGAGCAATTGA
- the spoIIAA gene encoding anti-sigma F factor antagonist: MSFAVDVARHRHILVVRLSGELDHHTAEQLRTRIEEELSTGLYTDLVLNLSQLTFMDSSGLGVILGRIKRISQLGGKMVLCAVHPSITRLFELSGLFKILERYDSEQAAISACEVAS, translated from the coding sequence TTGAGCTTCGCCGTTGATGTGGCTCGGCACCGTCACATTTTGGTCGTGCGGTTGTCGGGAGAATTGGACCATCACACTGCTGAACAGCTAAGAACCCGGATTGAAGAGGAGCTGTCGACCGGCTTATATACGGACTTGGTATTGAACTTGTCCCAACTCACTTTCATGGACAGTTCCGGCTTGGGTGTCATACTGGGGCGGATCAAACGAATTTCCCAACTCGGAGGGAAGATGGTGCTGTGTGCGGTCCATCCGTCAATCACCCGATTGTTTGAGCTATCCGGATTATTTAAAATATTGGAACGATATGACTCAGAACAGGCAGCGATTTCGGCTTGTGAGGTGGCATCATGA
- a CDS encoding PucR family transcriptional regulator, producing the protein MDIQSPLTVSDILKRPLFRHAKVAAGSRGLNREVKWVHILEIMDGSSYVRGNEMILMTGVGLGEEKELKVQFVRELWESGVSALAIELVHQFVHLSEEAKAFADQHAFPIIVFEEPVSFIEITQDIHGDLIHRHHRQLLALERLSHQFHQLVLKPQGVKNILRLLYQETGYAVRLVDYLGEDLVYPDFREIPEHPLIFSHPIVVLDVQVGELQMSGSTAPTDFARLVMERAATALAQELLRSISLEERRLRVTQEWMDHLIESGSTRPPKELSAAVDQGGQLAIGAVEPRHGNDPEYNRVETMQNIALLKWTHTIRTELTPLGIGVWTAPREGLWVLVLADLTPSANLSFQDRLRRGFDRLSVQSLNWSHLAPFEWKAGVSLAFNRWEQAPQAWRQAVAALSLIKPATDAPADDGESISSAPVVYCEDLHAWQLFLQVSPAVLAQYVEAQIGPLLAYDREHGTQLTKTLEVYLAENLSKQQTANALYIHRQTLYYRLEQIGQLLGKDWDSPDRRLALETALSAHRFLQAQRR; encoded by the coding sequence ATGGACATCCAATCGCCACTGACCGTCTCCGATATCCTGAAGCGCCCGCTGTTTCGGCACGCCAAAGTGGCGGCAGGCTCCCGCGGCCTGAACCGCGAGGTGAAATGGGTTCACATCCTGGAGATCATGGACGGATCATCTTATGTGCGGGGGAACGAAATGATTCTCATGACCGGGGTGGGGCTGGGGGAGGAAAAGGAGTTGAAGGTACAGTTCGTTCGCGAATTGTGGGAAAGTGGCGTGTCCGCCCTGGCCATCGAATTGGTCCATCAATTCGTCCACCTGTCCGAGGAAGCCAAAGCCTTTGCCGACCAGCACGCCTTCCCGATCATCGTGTTTGAAGAACCGGTTTCCTTCATTGAGATCACACAGGACATTCACGGTGATCTGATCCATCGTCATCACCGGCAGTTGCTGGCGTTGGAACGGCTCTCCCATCAATTTCACCAGCTGGTACTGAAACCACAGGGAGTGAAAAACATCCTTCGACTGCTGTATCAGGAAACAGGGTATGCGGTCCGTTTGGTCGATTATCTGGGGGAAGACCTGGTATATCCCGACTTCCGGGAAATCCCGGAACATCCGCTTATCTTTTCTCATCCGATCGTCGTCCTGGACGTACAAGTGGGTGAGCTGCAAATGAGCGGTTCCACCGCACCGACCGACTTCGCACGACTGGTCATGGAACGCGCGGCTACGGCACTCGCCCAGGAACTGTTGCGGAGCATTTCGTTGGAAGAACGCCGGTTGCGAGTGACACAAGAGTGGATGGATCACCTGATTGAATCGGGTTCGACCCGACCTCCCAAGGAGCTTTCCGCAGCAGTCGATCAAGGCGGACAACTCGCGATTGGTGCGGTTGAGCCCCGCCATGGAAACGACCCGGAATACAACCGTGTGGAAACCATGCAAAACATCGCCTTGCTGAAGTGGACGCACACCATACGAACTGAATTAACACCGCTGGGCATCGGTGTATGGACCGCTCCGCGCGAAGGACTTTGGGTGCTGGTTCTCGCCGACCTGACTCCCTCCGCCAACCTGTCGTTTCAGGACCGGTTGCGCCGCGGATTCGACCGTTTGTCCGTGCAATCTCTCAACTGGTCTCATCTCGCTCCCTTTGAATGGAAAGCGGGTGTCAGTCTGGCTTTTAATCGCTGGGAGCAAGCGCCTCAAGCGTGGCGGCAAGCCGTTGCGGCCTTGTCCCTCATCAAGCCCGCCACTGATGCCCCGGCTGACGACGGGGAAAGCATTTCGTCGGCACCTGTCGTCTACTGCGAGGATCTCCACGCTTGGCAGTTGTTTTTGCAGGTATCTCCCGCCGTTTTGGCGCAATACGTGGAGGCCCAAATCGGGCCGCTTTTGGCGTACGACCGGGAACACGGCACCCAACTGACCAAAACCCTGGAAGTGTATCTGGCTGAAAACCTCTCCAAACAGCAGACGGCCAACGCTTTGTACATTCATCGCCAAACACTGTACTATCGGTTGGAACAAATCGGGCAATTGCTGGGAAAAGATTGGGACTCCCCAGATCGTCGCCTCGCGTTGGAGACTGCTTTATCGGCACATCGGTTTCTCCAGGCACAAAGGAGATGA
- the ald gene encoding alanine dehydrogenase — protein sequence MRVGVPKEIKNREYRVAITPAGVQALKDAGHEVWVQQGAGVGSGFADEEYVRAGAQMVSAEEAWSADMVLKVKEPLPEEYRYFRSDLLLFTYLHLAADRALTDALVQSGVTAVAYETVQLDNGALPLLAPMSEVAGRMSVQVGAQSLEKPKGGLGVLLGGVPGVPPANVVIVGGGVVGTNAAKMAVGLGAQVTILDVNGQRLRELDDLFGGRVRTLMSNRYNIEEAVQQADLVIGAVLIPGKRAPKLVTRDMVAKMKPGSVIVDVAVDQGGCVETADRVTTHEQPTYTVDGVVHYSVANMPGAVPRTSTLALTNATLSYVLRLAEGKLHEDPALLRGVNVAAGHITHRGVAESFDMDYVSPEEALGSKLTV from the coding sequence ATGAGGGTCGGTGTACCGAAAGAGATCAAAAACAGAGAATATCGGGTGGCCATCACCCCGGCGGGAGTACAGGCACTCAAGGATGCCGGGCACGAAGTATGGGTCCAACAGGGAGCCGGAGTGGGAAGCGGTTTTGCCGACGAGGAGTACGTACGGGCCGGGGCGCAAATGGTGTCCGCGGAAGAAGCTTGGTCGGCGGATATGGTGTTGAAAGTCAAAGAGCCGCTGCCGGAGGAGTACCGCTATTTCCGGAGCGATTTGTTGCTGTTTACGTATCTGCATCTGGCGGCTGATCGGGCGTTGACGGATGCGTTGGTGCAATCGGGTGTCACGGCGGTTGCTTATGAAACGGTACAGCTCGACAACGGCGCATTGCCGCTGTTGGCACCGATGAGCGAAGTGGCGGGACGGATGTCGGTTCAGGTGGGTGCCCAATCGTTGGAAAAGCCCAAAGGAGGATTGGGTGTCCTTTTGGGTGGTGTACCCGGCGTTCCCCCGGCCAATGTGGTGATCGTGGGCGGCGGTGTGGTGGGAACCAATGCCGCGAAAATGGCGGTTGGTCTGGGTGCCCAAGTGACGATTCTGGATGTGAACGGGCAACGTCTGCGCGAACTGGACGACCTCTTCGGCGGTCGTGTCCGTACATTGATGTCGAACCGCTACAACATCGAAGAAGCAGTGCAGCAAGCGGATTTGGTGATCGGGGCAGTTTTGATCCCCGGTAAACGCGCACCGAAATTGGTGACGCGGGACATGGTCGCCAAAATGAAACCCGGATCGGTGATCGTCGATGTGGCCGTGGACCAAGGGGGATGCGTCGAAACGGCGGACCGGGTCACCACGCATGAGCAACCCACCTATACGGTGGATGGCGTCGTCCATTATTCCGTGGCCAATATGCCCGGTGCGGTGCCGCGAACCTCTACGCTGGCCTTGACCAATGCAACCTTGTCTTATGTATTGCGGCTCGCCGAAGGAAAACTGCATGAAGATCCCGCGCTGTTGCGCGGTGTCAACGTGGCGGCAGGTCACATCACGCACCGTGGTGTAGCCGAATCGTTCGACATGGACTACGTTTCGCCTGAGGAAGCTTTGGGCAGCAAGCTGACAGTTTAA
- a CDS encoding DUF2269 family protein codes for MRKEENISLGIWTMLTGLLALAGIISWIGKKRSKKLSMNQKKGWLIAHILSVIIYFSGLIGTLLLAVSTKFTADRALIHAAHLFIQFFDWFLIIPGAFASLITGVWLAVRTHWGMTKYYWVMAKWLGNITAIVFGGNFMRIWIHDNFEPIFSSSLHPLQNPLYLENREMLFTGTAISFAILLFLVVISYLKPWGKRKGIHKTTT; via the coding sequence GTGAGAAAAGAAGAGAATATATCGCTCGGTATATGGACCATGCTGACAGGGCTTTTGGCCTTGGCTGGAATCATCAGTTGGATCGGGAAAAAAAGATCAAAAAAATTAAGTATGAATCAGAAAAAAGGCTGGCTGATTGCCCATATCCTCTCTGTTATCATTTATTTCAGCGGTCTGATTGGCACACTTCTATTGGCGGTTTCCACAAAATTCACTGCTGATCGTGCGCTCATCCATGCCGCACACTTGTTTATTCAGTTTTTTGACTGGTTTCTCATTATTCCCGGTGCGTTTGCCTCCCTCATTACGGGAGTTTGGCTGGCGGTACGAACGCATTGGGGAATGACAAAATATTATTGGGTGATGGCGAAATGGCTCGGGAATATTACAGCCATTGTATTCGGCGGCAATTTCATGCGAATATGGATCCATGACAATTTTGAACCGATTTTCTCAAGTTCACTTCACCCTCTGCAAAATCCCTTGTATCTTGAAAACAGGGAGATGCTGTTTACAGGCACTGCCATCAGTTTCGCCATCTTACTGTTTTTGGTTGTGATCTCATATCTGAAACCATGGGGAAAAAGGAAAGGGATTCACAAAACAACGACGTAA
- a CDS encoding stage V sporulation protein AE: MPKRKVILITDGDRAAQATVEEAARQVGGRCISASAGNPTPLSGEEIVEMIRSAKHDPVLVMFDDCGWNQKGRGERALEYVANHPDIEVLGVIAVASDSRKVYGTPVDVALDQDGNIVHHRVDKDGHELHREPLRIYGDTVDVLNRIEVPIVVGIGDIGKMEDHDRAEWGAPVTTKAVELILQHANGELGVERSIL, from the coding sequence ATGCCCAAGCGAAAGGTGATTCTGATCACGGACGGCGACCGTGCGGCGCAAGCGACCGTCGAGGAAGCGGCCCGTCAGGTGGGAGGACGGTGTATCTCTGCCTCAGCGGGAAATCCAACCCCGTTGAGCGGGGAGGAAATCGTGGAGATGATCCGTTCGGCCAAGCATGATCCTGTATTGGTCATGTTTGATGATTGCGGGTGGAATCAAAAGGGGCGGGGAGAGCGCGCATTGGAGTATGTGGCCAACCATCCCGACATCGAGGTGCTGGGTGTGATCGCCGTGGCATCCGACAGCCGGAAAGTGTATGGCACACCGGTGGATGTGGCGTTGGACCAGGATGGCAATATCGTTCATCATCGGGTGGACAAGGATGGACATGAGTTGCACCGAGAACCGCTTCGTATCTATGGAGATACAGTGGATGTCTTAAACCGGATCGAAGTGCCGATCGTCGTCGGGATCGGTGACATCGGCAAGATGGAAGACCATGATCGGGCGGAATGGGGAGCACCGGTGACGACCAAGGCGGTGGAGCTGATTTTGCAACATGCCAACGGGGAGTTGGGTGTTGAGAGATCGATTTTGTGA
- the lysA gene encoding diaminopimelate decarboxylase, which yields MYLHGTSRINEYGHLEIGGCDTVELARRFGTPLYVMDEELIRKRIREFRSAMAETGLPHQVAYASKAFCTLAMCRLVAEEGLHLDVVSDGELHTALRAGFPPEHIHFHGNNKTPFELEMALNAGIGLFIVDNFVELSMLNDLAGEKGMNARVLLRVTPGIEAYTHEYIQTGQEDSKFGFDLASGQAIEAAKLARDAAHLSLEGFHCHIGSQIFETDGFRLVVDKMAAFARKCRETLRVETRILNLGGGFGIRYQKGDHPLPIRRYVQAIADAVKAAFAGEPVIPEVWLEPGRSIVGEAGTTLYTVGTMKEVPGVRKYVAVDGGMTDNLRPALYQAKYEALLANRAAEEPAEVVSIAGKCCESGDMLIWDLPLPSPRTGDILAVSCTGAYNYSMANNYNRIRRPAVVFVRDGRAQVVVRRETLDDLIRNDCLSPEPVQVKREEEEPVG from the coding sequence GTGTATTTGCATGGTACCAGCCGCATCAACGAATACGGTCACCTCGAAATCGGGGGATGCGATACAGTCGAATTGGCACGCCGTTTCGGCACACCGCTGTATGTGATGGACGAAGAGTTGATCCGAAAACGGATAAGAGAATTTCGGTCCGCGATGGCCGAGACGGGATTGCCTCATCAGGTGGCTTATGCCAGCAAAGCGTTTTGCACCTTGGCCATGTGCCGACTTGTCGCTGAAGAGGGACTTCACCTGGATGTCGTCTCGGACGGAGAGTTGCATACGGCGCTTCGGGCCGGCTTTCCGCCCGAACATATTCATTTTCACGGCAACAACAAAACGCCGTTTGAATTGGAGATGGCGTTGAACGCCGGGATTGGGCTGTTTATCGTGGACAATTTCGTGGAGTTGTCCATGTTGAACGATCTGGCAGGCGAAAAAGGGATGAACGCCCGCGTATTGCTTCGCGTGACGCCCGGAATTGAAGCTTATACGCACGAATACATCCAAACCGGCCAGGAAGATTCCAAGTTTGGCTTTGATCTGGCCAGCGGACAAGCGATCGAGGCTGCCAAATTGGCTCGGGACGCGGCACATCTGTCATTGGAAGGGTTTCACTGCCATATCGGCTCACAAATTTTCGAAACGGACGGATTCCGTCTGGTGGTGGATAAGATGGCCGCCTTTGCCCGTAAATGCAGGGAAACGCTCCGGGTGGAAACCCGTATTCTGAATCTGGGCGGCGGGTTTGGCATTCGTTATCAAAAAGGGGATCATCCTCTGCCGATCCGCCGGTATGTTCAAGCCATCGCCGATGCGGTGAAAGCGGCGTTTGCCGGAGAACCGGTGATCCCGGAAGTCTGGCTGGAACCGGGCCGCAGCATTGTCGGTGAGGCGGGGACCACGCTCTATACGGTAGGGACGATGAAAGAGGTACCCGGTGTACGCAAATATGTCGCCGTGGATGGGGGAATGACGGACAACCTGCGTCCGGCGTTGTACCAAGCCAAATATGAGGCATTACTTGCGAATCGTGCTGCGGAAGAACCGGCGGAAGTCGTTTCGATCGCCGGCAAATGTTGCGAGAGCGGAGATATGTTGATCTGGGACCTGCCTCTGCCGTCACCCCGAACGGGAGATATTCTGGCAGTCAGCTGTACGGGGGCTTACAACTACAGCATGGCCAACAACTACAACCGCATCCGGCGGCCTGCCGTGGTTTTCGTCCGGGACGGCCGAGCGCAGGTTGTCGTCCGCCGGGAGACGTTGGATGATCTGATCCGCAACGACTGTCTCTCTCCCGAGCCTGTACAGGTCAAACGGGAAGAGGAAGAGCCTGTGGGATGA
- the sigF gene encoding RNA polymerase sporulation sigma factor SigF has translation MDADVRNAKHPHLSDEEVKKLIRMSQDGDDDARNRLVRHNIRLVWSVVQRFMNRGYEAEDLFQIGSIGLLKAIDKFDLSYDVKFSTYAVPMIIGEIQRFLRDDGMVKVSRSLKELANRIRKVKDDLAKELGRAPTVQEIADVLQVPPEEIVFAQEANRSPASIHETVYENDGDPITLMDQIADEKEQVWFDTMALREAIDRLNERERLIVYLRYYKDQTQSEVAERLGISQVQVSRLEKKIIRKMREEMDTTTDD, from the coding sequence ATGGATGCGGACGTACGCAACGCCAAGCACCCCCACCTGTCGGATGAAGAGGTCAAAAAGTTGATTCGGATGAGTCAGGATGGAGATGATGACGCGCGCAACCGGTTGGTTCGGCATAACATCCGCCTCGTGTGGTCGGTGGTTCAGCGGTTTATGAACAGGGGATATGAAGCGGAGGACCTGTTTCAAATCGGCTCGATCGGGCTGCTCAAAGCGATTGACAAATTTGACCTGTCATATGACGTGAAATTTTCCACGTATGCGGTGCCGATGATTATCGGCGAGATCCAACGTTTTCTCCGTGACGACGGGATGGTCAAAGTCAGCCGATCCCTCAAGGAGTTGGCCAATCGCATTCGGAAAGTGAAGGACGATTTGGCCAAAGAATTGGGACGGGCACCGACCGTTCAGGAAATCGCTGATGTATTGCAGGTGCCGCCGGAAGAGATCGTGTTCGCGCAGGAAGCCAATCGGTCTCCCGCATCCATTCACGAAACGGTGTATGAAAACGATGGAGACCCGATTACGCTGATGGATCAGATTGCCGATGAGAAGGAACAAGTTTGGTTTGACACCATGGCGTTGCGGGAAGCGATCGACCGATTGAACGAGCGGGAACGATTGATCGTGTACTTGCGTTACTATAAGGACCAGACACAGTCGGAAGTGGCGGAGCGGTTGGGTATTTCGCAAGTCCAGGTGTCCCGGTTGGAGAAGAAGATCATCCGCAAAATGAGAGAGGAAATGGACACCACCACGGACGATTGA
- a CDS encoding class I SAM-dependent methyltransferase, protein MNEKLCDGGGPGFVGERMQRRNPVCHVQGDARDIGNKKERTHMSDQATKGYKGIGMEGPIARWYAKNTRKSIAGYKNDAKKVAACLPEKADILEIAPGPGYLSIELAKLGNYKITGLDISKTFVEIARENAKEAGLEIDFRQGDAARMPFDSETFDLIICRAAFKNFSQPIIALDEMNRVLKAGGKAVILDLRGDVSHEAIDKHVEEDLGLTGINRLFTKWVFKFSLMKRAYTKDQFREMVSKSRFTKCKIQEDPTGIGLEVWLEK, encoded by the coding sequence ATGAATGAGAAGTTGTGTGATGGAGGAGGTCCGGGTTTTGTTGGAGAAAGAATGCAGCGACGAAACCCTGTTTGTCATGTTCAAGGGGATGCTCGGGATATAGGAAACAAAAAGGAGAGAACGCATATGTCCGATCAAGCCACAAAAGGATATAAAGGAATTGGAATGGAAGGTCCCATTGCCAGGTGGTATGCGAAAAATACCCGAAAAAGCATCGCGGGTTACAAAAACGATGCAAAAAAAGTTGCGGCATGTCTTCCGGAAAAAGCTGATATTCTCGAGATTGCCCCGGGACCGGGATATTTATCCATCGAACTTGCCAAACTCGGCAACTACAAAATAACCGGTTTGGATATCAGTAAAACGTTCGTGGAGATTGCACGCGAAAATGCGAAGGAAGCAGGTCTTGAAATCGACTTTCGCCAAGGGGATGCAGCCCGGATGCCCTTTGATAGCGAAACATTTGATTTGATCATCTGCAGAGCGGCCTTTAAGAACTTTTCACAGCCAATCATTGCCCTTGACGAGATGAATCGCGTGTTGAAGGCCGGCGGAAAAGCGGTGATCCTCGATTTGCGGGGAGATGTTTCCCATGAGGCAATCGACAAACATGTAGAAGAGGATTTGGGCCTCACCGGAATCAATCGTTTATTTACAAAATGGGTTTTTAAGTTCAGTCTCATGAAACGGGCTTACACAAAAGATCAGTTCAGGGAAATGGTGTCCAAAAGCAGGTTTACGAAATGTAAGATTCAAGAGGATCCGACTGGGATTGGATTGGAGGTATGGCTGGAAAAGTGA
- the spoVAE gene encoding stage V sporulation protein AE: MGTIWTAFLIGGLICVIGQLLMDLTPLTPAHVLSILVVAGAILDGIGLYEPLIKFAGAGATVPITSFGNALVHGALQEAKNSGPIGVLSGIFQITSAGISAAIIFGFLTAVIFKPKG; this comes from the coding sequence GTGGGCACGATTTGGACTGCATTTTTGATCGGTGGCTTGATTTGTGTGATCGGGCAATTGTTGATGGATTTGACACCGCTCACGCCGGCTCATGTGCTGAGTATTTTGGTCGTGGCAGGAGCGATTCTCGATGGGATCGGATTGTACGAACCGCTCATCAAATTTGCCGGAGCGGGTGCGACAGTCCCCATCACCAGTTTTGGCAACGCATTGGTTCACGGTGCATTGCAGGAGGCGAAGAACAGCGGACCGATCGGGGTGTTGTCGGGCATTTTCCAAATCACCAGCGCGGGGATTTCCGCGGCCATCATTTTCGGTTTCTTGACGGCGGTAATCTTTAAGCCGAAAGGATGA
- a CDS encoding stage V sporulation protein AB: protein MIVSQCALLIGIGFAGGIAVGSGFVAFITVLDIVPRLAQLSKTPDRIHAYESAIVAGAVTATWLDLRGWSFDGPIWLTAVVGLLAGCFVGLLAAALTEVINVLPILAKRLAMQDALLYLLMAMAMGKVAGSLFQWLMFHL, encoded by the coding sequence ATGATCGTGTCGCAATGCGCATTGCTGATCGGGATCGGCTTTGCAGGCGGGATTGCGGTAGGAAGCGGGTTTGTCGCTTTTATTACGGTGTTGGATATCGTACCGCGTCTGGCTCAGTTGTCCAAGACCCCTGATCGGATTCATGCATACGAATCTGCCATTGTCGCGGGGGCTGTTACGGCAACGTGGTTGGATCTGAGAGGGTGGTCATTTGACGGTCCCATTTGGTTGACGGCCGTGGTTGGATTGTTGGCGGGTTGTTTTGTCGGTTTGTTGGCCGCGGCGTTGACTGAGGTGATCAACGTTTTGCCCATCTTGGCCAAGCGGCTGGCAATGCAGGACGCCTTGCTCTATCTTTTGATGGCCATGGCGATGGGGAAAGTGGCGGGATCGCTTTTTCAATGGCTGATGTTTCACTTGTGA